In one Burkholderiales bacterium GJ-E10 genomic region, the following are encoded:
- a CDS encoding membrane-bound metal-dependent hydrolase — protein MNAAAHQWTAALATGAILHAGEIQRGEATVWPIAGGAVAAVLTKLPDVLEPAVHPHHRQFFHSVVCAALVAAGWKKLHEWQPQSDEGRFMRKIGMIGAGAYLCHLALDALTPRSLPLVGR, from the coding sequence ATGAATGCAGCTGCTCACCAGTGGACCGCCGCTCTTGCTACCGGCGCGATCTTGCACGCCGGCGAAATCCAGCGCGGCGAAGCGACCGTCTGGCCGATCGCCGGCGGCGCCGTCGCGGCCGTTCTCACGAAGCTGCCGGATGTCCTTGAACCGGCCGTCCATCCACATCACCGCCAGTTCTTTCATAGCGTGGTCTGTGCGGCACTGGTGGCGGCAGGCTGGAAAAAGCTTCACGAGTGGCAGCCGCAGTCCGACGAAGGCCGGTTCATGCGCAAGATCGGAATGATCGGAGCCGGCGCCTACCTCTGCCACCTTGCCCTCGACGCGCTCACGCCTCGATCGCTTCCGCTGGTCGGGCGATAA
- a CDS encoding Glr4255 protein, which translates to MEMTREELGRRIRSAREASGLTQEQLGESVGLSRVALGQIEAGARSVSSLELDRIARAVGRDIKSFFAASFAERDALSALFRSDAELAQQADLLKALQDSLALGHEMTNLERLLEIDRVQLLTATYELPPAKSRWDAIQQGQKVALEERQRLGLGVAPIGDLSELLESQGVRTGAVALPENISGLTLVDSTIGVFVVINANHAAVRQRFSLAHEYGHVLMDRDRAGAISRAENRSDLLEVRANAFAAEFLMPAEGIAQFVLAFGKGAASRAQIAVFDEEEALQVEQRAAPGSQDIQLYDVALLAHHFGASRISALYRVKNLRLIDEPEFQRLKAEEDSGAGQTIASFLAVPEAAEDTSRVDFRRRFLALALEAYRREEITRSKFAELAAMVGLGPHDLEAVIASAKLD; encoded by the coding sequence ATGGAGATGACCAGAGAGGAACTTGGTCGGCGGATTCGCTCGGCCAGGGAAGCCAGCGGTCTTACGCAAGAACAACTCGGAGAGTCCGTTGGGCTGAGCCGCGTTGCGCTCGGCCAGATCGAGGCGGGAGCGCGATCGGTCTCGAGTCTGGAATTGGATCGAATCGCGCGCGCGGTGGGCAGGGACATCAAGTCGTTCTTTGCCGCATCCTTCGCCGAGCGTGACGCGCTCTCGGCCCTTTTCCGCTCGGACGCTGAACTCGCTCAGCAGGCGGACCTTCTGAAAGCATTGCAGGACAGCTTGGCCCTTGGCCACGAGATGACCAATCTCGAGCGTCTGCTCGAAATCGATCGCGTCCAGCTCCTCACCGCCACCTATGAATTGCCACCCGCGAAGTCGCGGTGGGACGCGATCCAGCAGGGACAGAAAGTTGCGCTCGAAGAGCGGCAGCGACTGGGACTTGGCGTGGCCCCCATCGGTGACCTGAGCGAGTTGCTCGAGTCGCAAGGCGTGCGGACCGGCGCGGTCGCGCTTCCGGAAAATATATCGGGCCTGACCCTGGTCGACAGCACCATCGGCGTATTCGTGGTGATCAATGCGAACCATGCGGCTGTGCGCCAGCGTTTTTCGTTGGCTCACGAGTACGGGCACGTGTTGATGGACCGAGATCGAGCCGGCGCGATCAGCCGAGCAGAGAATCGCTCGGACCTGCTTGAGGTCCGCGCCAATGCCTTCGCGGCGGAGTTCCTGATGCCTGCGGAAGGCATCGCGCAATTCGTTCTCGCGTTCGGCAAAGGGGCGGCGAGCCGCGCGCAAATTGCGGTTTTCGACGAGGAGGAGGCGCTGCAGGTGGAGCAGCGCGCTGCGCCCGGATCGCAAGATATCCAGCTCTACGACGTCGCACTGCTCGCTCACCATTTCGGAGCGAGCCGGATTTCAGCCTTGTATCGCGTCAAGAATCTTCGGCTGATCGACGAGCCCGAATTCCAGCGACTCAAGGCGGAAGAAGACAGCGGCGCCGGTCAGACGATCGCGAGCTTTCTTGCTGTGCCGGAGGCTGCCGAAGACACGTCTCGTGTCGATTTCCGTCGTCGCTTTCTTGCGCTTGCGCTGGAGGCCTATCGTCGGGAGGAGATTACGCGCAGCAAGTTCGCCGAGCTGGCGGCCATGGTCGGTCTTGGTCCGCACGACTTGGAGGCTGTCATCGCGTCTGCGAAATTGGATTGA